The DNA segment GCACCGCGTCCAGTCCACCCTGACCCATGGCTGTTCGACCTCTCTACCTTTCTCCAACTCCCTCACTACCAATCTCCGTAATGTCCCTCGTTATAAATCTTCGGATGCTCTCCAGCACCGGTTCCTACTCGCTCAAAGAAACCTTCATAGTatctttatttcaattctCCGTTACATTGTTCCTACAcatctcattattataacgaaataaaacacTTCTCCGCTCACTCCAAGAACagatacaaacatacatgagatttaaattaaattatcattttcatattatgtaaggtttattaattataatatttttatgccattaaattaacataaacagAACATATAATGTATTCTCTTGACATATGTCTTATGAATTTAAGacgtataattaataaaattaactattttttatgagaatgtaattatttgaaagaagATAATCATGAAATGAGTGAGTGTTGGCGTCTACTGGAGCCTGGACCTCTTGGTGCGGACCCCTTTCCTCAGATTCCTCTCGCTCAACTTCCTCTTAGTGCGGTTCTCATCCAACGTCACATCGTCCTCGGCGGAGAAAGCTTGTTTGTACTGATCCAGTGTTTTCtgtgtgtgtctgtttgtGTCAGGGGTCGTGACCCCTGTCTTATTGCCGTCGGATGTCAGGCTCACCTGTTCGAAGGGGCTGATGACCCCCGAAAGCGGGTCAGACTCCTCCAGCAGGGTTTCGGCCAGGAGCCGCTCCACAACATCTCTGTTCATATTGAAGAATTTGGACATGACCGAATTAAGCGCCACTGTTATTATCTTCTGCGGGGTTTTCGAACTGAaatcataataacatttatttttttaccgtTCAGCTTCACTTTCGTGCTTTCATTTACTTTCAATTTGAATTTCACACTCTGTACTTgaagttaatagttttttatgagTTAACTATGTGGTGGGACGTTTCAGACTTATGGTATATTTTATGCTCGCTGCTCATAGTGACTAACTCGGTGGGTTCCTCGGGCAGCACTCCGTGTGAGTGCAGCAGTCTCATCAGCTTGTGGGCGTTCGTCTCTGATATGCGGAACCTCTGTGATATGCTCGCGCCATCTATGCTTGGTATTCTGGCGCACCACTCCAACGTGCGGCGGAATATACACAGGCTctgaataatttgaaacttcggttattggaaaaaattacaaatcaatgatataatattaacttattggAATCGAACCTGATACTTGGGTGACTTGATTGAACTAATCTAACATTTGAGCTCTTACGACCCGAGTCCGTAGTCTATGGTAGTTAATCATTGACCCGAGTCTATggtctattaattattatgtattaagaactattttatttcactgtaGTGAAAATCCTCGTGTTATAATGACTTGCCATAAATATCAaactattgatatttttaaccgacttcaaaaaggaGGTTTCTCAATTCGACcgaatatatgattttttttgttacttcgCGGATACCTTCGTCGTTGATTTaccgattttgatgattttttttattaggaagaatatatttcaaaggtGGTCCCATGATAAGGAAACCAGGGTCCGATGACGGCAGACCAGAGAAATCGAGGGGAACTTTATACAGgacaatattcttataatgtgACCTCTCTCTTGGCGTGTGTGAGAGTGGCGAGCTTCTTATCAGTGGGAGTCCTGTGTGTGTCTGTTTGATAACAGGACACACAGCAGTGAGACGCGGCGGCCGTGACGTCACACACGCCGTAACAACACGCGTGCTGGTACGTGCCGCAGAACCTAGACAGAGAGtgagatagatagatagtgaGTGAGATAGTGAGATAGAGAGagacaatattatgttttatacatgACTTAATTATGgagatattaattgttatatatgtatatctatatgTATTTCCATATAAGAATAGTATGTAATGTAACTCACAGACACTTGAGCagctcgctgacgtcacatcCCTCTTCATGTCTGTTACAGGGACAGACTATTTGGATATCGGTGTCAGGTGCGATGTTGGAGCCTTCAATGTATATGAAattcttaacatatttttatgcgATATATGTGGATCATTCCTATGGTGTTGCGCCACCTCGTGACAAGGGGGCGAACTATTCACTACACGTTTACTAAAGCATTCCTTCTATTAATGTTTGGAAACAAGTAGAATAAACGCGTATGTTCTGGAGTGTTCCAGTAATCGGATTGTTGCGTATTaagactgactgactgactgacttaAGCGATATTACTTGCGACTTTTATAAAGAGAACATTCGCGTCTTCTATTAAATACCTTGTATGTTTCGAATGTTAATCAAATCCTGGCTTTTAacattaagaattattatatcatacacaACACTCACCGGAAGCTTGAACCTCGTTGGATAGTATCGGACGGTTCTGTGAAGGCTGGAAgtcatataaactttataacatACGTAGTTACAaacaatatagttatattacagttgaaaataaaatattcaatgattTGAATAATGACAACGTATGTGTAAACGTATCTCTAATGAACAAATCGGAAttcgtaatttaatttagaacttGCTTtctttgaagtcggttaacgATATACTCACGATAGCCTCGTGGCTTGCGAGGACGTGTTCCTTGATGAAGGATCTCGCTATGAGCTTATGGTAAGGAGTTTCCACCCAGCCCAGTTTGATGGCGTCTACCAGATAGGGCTCCAGGTGGTCCTCGGATTCATCGGTACTGAGGAACCCCGGGGCTTGGTAGTCCGAGGGGGCGTCTAAT comes from the Danaus plexippus chromosome 15, MEX_DaPlex, whole genome shotgun sequence genome and includes:
- the LOC116766605 gene encoding uncharacterized protein LOC116766605, with product MKSHTKHVQANILHSQPQLHQLALCFYEDECKPENLIEYHIFEYSYNDDRVTLDLHSKSRHSRGRHSRHTEHTFESVRERTVHLIRACVVIMQSCQTELPAAYDVSLRLYYNQDAPSDYQAPGFLSTDESEDHLEPYLVDAIKLGWVETPYHKLIARSFIKEHVLASHEAIPSQNRPILSNEVQASGSNIAPDTDIQIVCPCNRHEEGCDVSELLKCLFCGTYQHACCYGVCDVTAAASHCCVSCYQTDTHRTPTDKKLATLTHAKRESLCIFRRTLEWCARIPSIDGASISQRFRISETNAHKLMRLLHSHGVLPEEPTDSKTPQKIITVALNSVMSKFFNMNRDVVERLLAETLLEESDPLSGVISPFEQVSLTSDGNKTGVTTPDTNRHTQKTLDQYKQAFSAEDDVTLDENRTKRKLSERNLRKGVRTKRSRLQ